The Aspergillus oryzae RIB40 DNA, chromosome 5 genome segment GCCGAGCAATAGTCTTGTCGATACGTGAGGTCATCCTGCTTCGTGTTCAATGCAGTGGAATGTTTAGGAAACAGTGAGATAGGCggaaatgaagaaggcaagTTGAGCTCGGGATTGAACTAGggtggggaaagaaaggacagcTCAGTGAGTTAGGTGTCAGACACgggagtgaggaagaggggggTGGGAAGTGGAATCAAAAAGAGTCGGGCAATACAGTAGCTACTGAGAGTTTTGGTGGGACACTTTCGGCTCTCAAATCCAGAACCCCGGAGGGACGAATAGAACCAAAGTACTATATGTAATATTCCGCATGCTCGTGTTTTCTTTGACATGGTCCGATTGAGCTCAGAAATAGAAGAGCATGAATAAACCTGTAAACCATTAATGAAGCTCAATGATGTTACCTTCAATGTTCGTCGTGGATACGGCGCTAACCCCATTCTGGGAAAATACTGACCAAGTGACTTCTGGAAGGAACGACCAATTATTCTATCTACATCACGCTCCCAGTTAActatactgtacatacaaagcACAGCTGAAACTCCCCATGTCCTAGCTGTATGTCTGGGTCGACGCGATAGTTGTTCGTTTGGCCTACTATTAGATGTTGCGATCACTTAGATTTCCCTTTGgtttatttaattttttcaTGTTTGACTTTTACTAGccaccattcttccttttgcccATCATTCAAcccttcccttttcctaGCTGCAACGTCCTGATGATTATCCGTTGTTGATCTAGCTACATCACTAGTATACCCAGAATACATCACAAAGTGTTAGGTATGAATCGAGGCGCTTTTGACATACAGCCGATTGGCCGCTTCTATGGATCCAATACTACGATTCGCCGTCCTAGGGTATGTTTGCCGTTCCTTCCTGCATGGTTCCGATAATGTAAACATCGCGCAGGAGATCACTTGCTTTTCATATGACGACCAGCACTCCTTCCATTTAGGGGATTCATCCCTGCGATACTACTATCCACCACGTCTTCCTGCAGACTTGAATCGCGGTTATGATACGTTCCAAAAGCTGGATGATTCAGCAGATGAGCATCTAGATGCTCTACTAGAAACGATCATGGCCTTAGAAAAggagacaggaaagaaatgtGAGGCCGACATCATCACCTGGAGGGGAATGATGACCAAAGTAAGCTGCTTGATCAGGGCTGGTTTCCCAACCTCAACTCGTGAGTTAACACTGTTATTCATATAGATCTTGACAGCACCATTCGACAATTTGAATGGGTATGTAGAAATACCAATTGTCGCAACGTTGCTCTCCACTCAATTATATGTAGATTCGAGATGAATGCGACTCGATTCCAAGTGAGTCTCATCCAGGACGTATTCAGTTCTTTCCATGGTATCCCGAAGCTAATCATTGTGCCTCAGGACACTATGTAAGCACCTTAGAATGACTATACCCAATACGTGTTTTCTAAACGATGTCTAGATTCATTGAAGAGAACAATCTCTATAAGAACCAGCAAAAGCAGTTacaaaagaatcaaagaatgcCCCCAGGGATGCCTTCTCAGGATATGATGGCCTATTGGGGTAGCGTATATGCGCTTCCTTCATTCTAGTGTCGAGTTGTTGATTGAATTAGGGTACAAATTCGAAACACTATCTCTTCTCAACCAGCCATGGGACCCGACAACCCGTGAAGAGATCGAATCCCGGGATGAGCTAGTTGTGAACAACAACGCCCAATACTGCTCAATTGTACGTACAGGAATAGGCAAGACGCGACTGATAATTGGGGGCGAGGTTGATGCCGGTATGGAGACGACTGAACTTCTCCAAGCGCACATGCTAATAACTTGACAGTCTGGGACTGCAAGCCTGCTCGAAAGGAAGACGTTATCCACTGGGTGGAACTCAAGACATCTGCAGAGATCAGGAATGATCGAGACATGGTGAAATATGAGCGGAAACTGCTGAAATTTTGGGCACAGTCGTTCTTGCTCGGTGTTCCTAAAATCATTGTAGGTTTTCGTGATGAGCGTGGTATCGTCCATCGCTTAGAAGAGCTTGAGACCGCCAGCATACCAAATAAAGTCAAAAACGGTGGTAGGGTTACCTGGGACGGGAACATTTGCATCAATTTCACCAGTGCTTTCCTCGAATGTAGGATCTCCCAAGGCGTTTGGTATTTTGTATCGTATACTAATGAGCTTTAGGGCTAAAATCTACTATCAATGAGGACGGGATGTGGAGAATTCGAAAGCTCGAGAAGTCATCCATTATTGAAGTCTTCAGACTCGAAGAGAGTGGTACGGGTGATATAATTTCGCCATCGTTCTCAGCCTGGCGGTCAAGGTCATAAGGTCTGCCAGTCCTAGGCCATGAATTTGTCTCCATCCGCCCATTCAGATTCCAGGATGCTGAACTATTGCATGCGTCGAAACTCGAGCCCAGTGTATCTAATGGCCCTACTTCAGATTCAAAAAGAAGCGGGAGACTGCGACCGATTATTCAGTTATGGTAGTCATGCACGCAGTTTGTGGTTCTGGTCAAGCATTTATGGACCGACGTATGGCAACATTTTGCAGGGTGTGGCCCAAATGTTCAATCCTATGGCGACAAGGTTTACCACGGAAGCGCTTTGGCACAGAGGGGAGAGAATTCGAGAGACAGGATCGGGAACGACTGGTCTAGAAAATTTGAGCTCAATATAGGATTGGTTCGTGTTCATATGATGAGccttcgtcatcctcctgAATTTCGTTATTCGAAATACCAATTTTACAGTTCGTTCAAAATCAGAAATTGGTGTTATTACTGTTACCGTTGATAATCGAGCTAAGGTAGATTTGCATCGCTGGGGCCTCTTTGATAGATTTAATACTATTGGAATAGGTCTGAAAGAGAGTTCTGCTCTTCTAGTGATTCATTGTCACAAGAGATCCTTCTCgtactttcttttcgagCTTGTAGAGATTCCTCACGTTCTGCTCTTTTGGCCATAGCCTTGAGAACTCGTTTATGGCTATGTCCATTGAGATGGATGTGCCACTGTTCTTCGTTTACCATTGTTTTGCGGCAAATGTGGCAGGTGAAACATTTCGCCGCGGAACCTGGACCCTTTTGCGACCGAGCTTCTTTTGCGCCTAGGATGGTTCTTGCTAACTCTGAGAATGATTTCGGGTCCGGCGTAGATTCGTCTTTGAGTAAGGCCTGGGTTAGGAGCTCGGACGGCTCCGTGATGCAAGTCCTCCAGTCTCCCACGTTTGTGCTATCTAGGAGGTAAAGGCGATGCGTCATACCGGTCTCTGCAAGAGAATTCCATAATTTGTTTCGAATCCATTTGATTTGCGAGGCCGAATACTGGCGGGTAGCAATCTTGATAGACTCAATACAAGACTTTTTAAGGGACTCTAGTTCGTCAACGCTTAGGGAACTCTTGTGCAGCGCTTCAAAATAAGGCGCTAGTTCCTTAAACCCAATCGCCACCCAAACACCCCGTGTCGGATCGATGCTAGAGCCTTGTGTCCTTCTTTCTCGGATATAGTCTGACATCCTCTGTGCTTCAGACATCAGGCCTTGCTCGATCATCGCATCCACTCTTTTTTCAAGTCGAGCAATAAGAGCCTCCTTCTCTGAATGAATCCAGAAAACCATCGTCGAAAACCGTAGCTGGCCCTCGCCCGCAGTAAAATCACCGTTGGCCAAAGTCGTCTGCTTCAGGCGTTTTTGTTCGGCGTAAACCTCTGATGCAGGACGTCCCGTTTGAAAGTAGATCTCCAAGGAACGGCGAATTTTTCGCGAGTCGTTTGGATGCCATCGGTCGGCCATGACCGGATCAACCTCTCTTAATTTCTGCAACACCACGTCTGTCGGGGCATCGAGAATTGGCCACTTTGACGACGATTCCTCTGTTTCTCTGTCGGAGCGTGGGCCTGATCCCTGGAACTCGTCCGATCCCTCCCCGACGAGCTGGCCTTTAAATAACACAGCTTGTGTATAGTAGTGAGTTCCGCCCACCAGAATTGGGAGTTTCCCTCTGGAGTGGATATCCTTAATAATTCGAAGACATTCGCTCTTGAACAATCCTATGCGCCATGGTTCTTCCTCCAAATCAATGCAGCTAATTAAGTGGTGTGGGATACCGTTTCGTTCATCCATTGGAATTTGATTCGTGATGATGGGGAGACCGCGGTACATTTGCATCGCATCTCCGTTGATAATTTCACCGTTGAAACGAGTAGCCAGGTCCACTGCAAGCTATCTGCAGTCATTAGCAATCAAGATTCCGATATAATCATCAGCAATGAGATAACCCACCTTAGACTTGCCAGTGCCCGTGGCACCGACTATGGCTATGAGGGGCTCCATGATGGGCGAACGTCTAGCAAAGAGAGGGTACCGGAGAAAAGGGCGCATGAGAGACAAAAAATCATTTTTGCCTCCGGCTAATCCCCTTGCTCAACAAAATCACGACAGCGTTAGCACGCCAACTGGGGATCGTAGAGTGGGTTCAAAAAACTACAAAGTTACGGAGTAGAAATGAGAGGAAAAGGTTGACTGGCGGACGAGGGCGTTAACCTTATCGGGCAAAGCGGGCAGGTTACCTTAGGTTATCTGACCTCAtcaactacggagtagattATTTATCAAAATCAAGTAGAAGTAGTAACCCAACGTCATCTTTTAGCCCCTACGATCCCCTTGCTTGGATATTattgctggaaaggagtCATATTCCTCATaatcctttctctctctccctctctaGAGCTCTAGAgctctctctgtctctctctcctccttcttttttctctccacctAGAGACATGGCCAATACACCGTCAATCCAAGTCAACAATCTGTCATATCAATTTCAGGACGGTTCATCCGGCCTGGCAGATGTAAGTCTCTACTTACCGGCCGGAAGTCGAACTTTACTCATCGGAGGTAAGCACGAAGTTCGGCCCGCAATTGATTATGATGGTTTTTAGAAACTAACATCAACGGCAGCCAATGGAGCGGGAAAAACCACTCTTCTACGGTTGCTCGCGGGCAAGCGTCTCGCGCCCGATGACACAATCACCGTCGGGGGTAAGGACCCCTTCAAAGAGGGTCTGGAAGGGGTGACTTATCTAGGCGTCGAGTGGGTTCTTAACAATATTGTCCGGACTGACATCGACGTTCCTACACTGCTGGCTTCTGTGGGCGGGAACGCCTATCCCGAGCGGAGGGACGAGCTTGTAGATATTCTCGATATTGACTTGCGGTGGCGTATGCATGCAGTGTCTGATGGAGAGCGCCGCCGCGTCCAGTTGGCCATGGGTCTGCTCCGACCCTGGCAAGTTCTACTCCTTGACGAAATCACTGTTGACCTGGACCTGCTATCCCGtcataattttctttcttttctcaagCGTGAGACTGAAACTAGACCCTGCACCATAGTGTATGCGACGCACATCTTGGACAATTTGTCTCAATGGCCCACGCATTTGGTGCACATGAATCTTGGTAATGTCAAGCAGTGGGGCCCGATTACAAAGTTTCAGAAAGAAGTGCCCGAAACGTCCGAAAATAGCCAACTTGGAGAGCTTGTTCTAAGGTGGCTCAAGGAAGATCTCAAGGCCAGAGGTC includes the following:
- a CDS encoding tRNA dimethylallyltransferase (tRNA delta(2)-isopentenylpyrophosphate transferase), with translation MEPLIAIVGATGTGKSKLAVDLATRFNGEIINGDAMQMYRGLPIITNQIPMDERNGIPHHLISCIDLEEEPWRIGLFKSECLRIIKDIHSRGKLPILVGGTHYYTQAVLFKGQLVGEGSDEFQGSGPRSDRETEESSSKWPILDAPTDVVLQKLREVDPVMADRWHPNDSRKIRRSLEIYFQTGRPASEVYAEQKRLKQTTLANGDFTAGEGQLRFSTMVFWIHSEKEALIARLEKRVDAMIEQGLMSEAQRMSDYIRERRTQGSSIDPTRGVWVAIGFKELAPYFEALHKSSLSVDELESLKKSCIESIKIATRQYSASQIKWIRNKLWNSLAETGMTHRLYLLDSTNVGDWRTCITEPSELLTQALLKDESTPDPKSFSELARTILGAKEARSQKGPGSAAKCFTCHICRKTMVNEEQWHIHLNGHSHKRVLKAMAKRAEREESLQARKESTRRISCDNESLEEQNSLSDLFQ
- a CDS encoding putative ABC transporter (predicted ABC-type transport, ATPase component/CCR4 associated factor), coding for MANTPSIQVNNLSYQFQDGSSGLADVSLYLPAGSRTLLIGANGAGKTTLLRLLAGKRLAPDDTITVGGKDPFKEGLEGVTYLGVEWVLNNIVRTDIDVPTLLASVGGNAYPERRDELVDILDIDLRWRMHAVSDGERRRVQLAMGLLRPWQVLLLDEITVDLDLLSRHNFLSFLKRETETRPCTIVYATHILDNLSQWPTHLVHMNLGNVKQWGPITKFQKEVPETSENSQLGELVLRWLKEDLKARGPRNGRHGQAKTYESFDGRGGYGFEKRN